The following coding sequences lie in one Psychrilyobacter atlanticus DSM 19335 genomic window:
- a CDS encoding VC2662 family protein: MKRVKILLGMLFLLSSMSFATGFQFNAMGSQMPKSENVSGLRLNLLYGKTTNVTGLDFNLIALGETENFKGLQFGLLGANKVNNSFTGVGLGIANLHNGSSTGALLGLVNMSNNVKGVQLGTVNYSTGRSTVDLGLVNISQGAAFQMGLFNMTNDLTGVQLGLINMAKTGFLPIFPFINIDGRLF; encoded by the coding sequence ATGAAAAGAGTTAAAATTTTATTAGGAATGTTATTTTTGTTATCTAGTATGTCATTTGCGACTGGATTTCAATTTAACGCAATGGGGAGTCAAATGCCAAAATCTGAAAATGTCAGTGGATTAAGATTAAATTTGCTTTATGGTAAAACAACTAATGTAACAGGATTAGACTTTAATCTAATTGCTTTAGGTGAGACTGAAAACTTCAAAGGGTTACAATTTGGACTTTTAGGCGCTAACAAAGTAAATAATTCATTTACTGGTGTTGGATTAGGTATTGCTAATTTACATAATGGATCATCGACTGGTGCTCTTTTAGGGTTAGTTAATATGAGTAATAATGTAAAAGGTGTACAATTAGGAACTGTTAACTACTCTACTGGAAGATCTACTGTAGATCTTGGATTAGTAAACATTTCTCAAGGTGCAGCTTTCCAAATGGGATTATTTAATATGACTAATGATCTTACTGGTGTACAATTAGGTTTAATCAATATGGCAAAAACTGGATTTTTACCAATATTTCCATTCATTAATATCGATGGAAGATTATTCTAG
- a CDS encoding HD-GYP domain-containing protein codes for MKIKSKESLKIVGCYIFFCVLWILFSYEILHQMKQGTDLYKTLQTYKGSFFILLTSILLFKLIQNSYFKIQALDSQLQNRISELKYSQIEVNDMNNAIDKLFDISLKMLDPDKCSEKTFIKKIFRIASKLVSESDLGSAFVVREGNLKFIDSMGFNLDELNEMFTEKNLYSFSSKRVIVNRNCEKEIKKKLKNKNSSLKDVKESMYIGIYADKNIIGGFNLDISKGSNEYFTKETIYKIQMIQNISNKFYNLKKASDYRFEMQNDVVQSFITALEFHDQYTRGHSESVGSYSVKLGNSLNLDEKQLDELYWAALLHDIGKIIIPSETLNKEGELTDAEYEIVKNHSKVGAEIVRNSSSLKEVSQYILYHHERWDGKGYPEGLKGDEIPLISQIISVADTWHAMTSERPYKKKLSNDEAIDELIRNRGTQLSPKVVSVFMKNKNYFTS; via the coding sequence ATGAAAATTAAATCAAAGGAGTCGTTAAAAATCGTTGGATGTTATATTTTCTTTTGTGTTTTATGGATATTGTTTTCTTATGAAATTCTACATCAGATGAAACAAGGTACAGATTTATATAAAACCCTTCAAACTTATAAAGGATCATTTTTCATCCTTTTAACCTCAATTTTATTGTTTAAGTTGATTCAAAACAGTTACTTCAAAATTCAAGCCCTGGACAGCCAGCTTCAAAATCGTATCTCAGAGTTAAAGTATAGTCAAATAGAGGTAAACGATATGAATAATGCTATAGATAAACTATTTGATATTTCTTTGAAGATGCTTGACCCGGATAAGTGTAGCGAAAAAACATTTATAAAAAAAATATTTAGAATTGCTTCCAAGTTAGTCTCAGAAAGTGATCTTGGGAGTGCTTTTGTTGTCAGAGAGGGCAATCTAAAGTTTATAGACTCTATGGGGTTTAATCTGGATGAATTAAATGAAATGTTTACAGAGAAAAATCTTTATTCTTTCTCCTCAAAACGTGTAATCGTTAATAGAAATTGTGAAAAGGAAATAAAAAAGAAACTAAAGAATAAAAATTCCTCATTGAAAGATGTAAAAGAATCTATGTATATAGGAATATATGCAGATAAAAATATTATCGGGGGCTTTAACCTGGATATAAGTAAGGGTTCTAATGAGTATTTTACAAAAGAAACCATCTATAAGATTCAGATGATTCAAAACATTTCCAATAAGTTTTACAATCTAAAAAAGGCTAGTGATTACAGGTTTGAAATGCAAAATGATGTTGTCCAGTCTTTTATAACAGCCTTGGAATTCCACGACCAGTATACAAGAGGACATTCAGAATCGGTGGGATCATACAGCGTTAAACTAGGAAATTCATTGAATTTGGATGAAAAACAATTGGATGAACTGTACTGGGCTGCTCTCCTGCATGATATTGGAAAAATCATCATACCCAGCGAGACACTGAATAAAGAAGGGGAATTAACCGATGCAGAATATGAAATAGTAAAAAATCACTCGAAAGTAGGAGCTGAAATAGTTAGAAATAGCAGCAGTTTAAAAGAGGTCTCTCAATATATATTATATCACCACGAACGTTGGGATGGTAAGGGATATCCTGAGGGGTTAAAAGGAGATGAAATCCCATTGATATCCCAAATCATATCTGTAGCCGATACGTGGCACGCCATGACATCAGAAAGACCATATAAAAAAAAATTATCTAATGATGAAGCCATAGACGAACTTATTAGAAATAGAGGTACCCAGTTATCACCTAAGGTTGTAAGTGTTTTTATGAAAAATAAAAACTATTTTACCAGTTAG
- a CDS encoding YjjG family noncanonical pyrimidine nucleotidase: MKFRNEEGSMKYKVILFDADETLFDFKRAEDYALEESLKKIGIGYNKEHHLSLYEEVNGRIWHELDEGKIEIGVLKVERFRRYFERLGIVYDAAEFADLYMTELGNGSFVLNGAIEMLEKLKDKIRLAIITNGLTKVQDNRIKKSIISHYFEEIVVSETIGISKPNSSIFEYTMKKMNHLDRDDVIMVGDNLSSDILGGINYGIDTCWYNPKNKESRDDIKPTYEVSNFKEMLEMLISGNTGS; encoded by the coding sequence ATGAAGTTTAGAAATGAGGAGGGAAGCATGAAGTATAAAGTAATATTATTTGATGCAGATGAAACACTATTTGATTTCAAGAGAGCAGAGGATTATGCTCTGGAGGAGTCTCTTAAGAAGATAGGGATAGGTTATAATAAAGAGCATCATCTATCTTTATATGAAGAGGTAAATGGTAGAATTTGGCATGAACTAGACGAGGGGAAGATAGAAATAGGAGTGCTTAAGGTAGAGAGATTTAGAAGGTATTTTGAAAGATTAGGTATAGTCTATGATGCTGCTGAGTTTGCTGACCTGTATATGACGGAGTTAGGAAATGGATCATTTGTATTAAATGGAGCTATAGAGATGCTAGAGAAGCTAAAGGATAAGATAAGGCTGGCTATCATAACTAATGGACTAACTAAAGTACAAGACAATAGAATAAAAAAATCAATTATTAGTCACTATTTTGAGGAGATAGTAGTGTCTGAGACTATAGGAATATCTAAGCCAAATTCATCAATATTTGAATACACAATGAAGAAGATGAATCATTTAGATAGGGATGATGTAATCATGGTAGGGGACAACCTATCGTCAGATATCCTTGGCGGAATCAACTATGGTATCGACACTTGTTGGTACAACCCAAAGAATAAAGAATCCAGAGATGATATCAAACCAACATATGAAGTATCTAACTTTAAAGAGATGCTAGAGATGTTAATAAGCGGAAACACTGGAAGTTAA
- a CDS encoding sensor domain-containing diguanylate cyclase, translating into MKNKKVIHFISLSIIIIPIFLVYYFLNYKESIWKDPGFHYYYVILSSSIAVAVSWVAFKEYKKTRSKRIFLISLGFHGVGVLYTFHAFITPGKSLFTFSDIQTHIKAFIFFGDSSRLWIALMLFSPEILKGKDDKKNYSSKVLLVSGLILILFSVIVSLNPEILPNAKTSDGKDTVYSILFKVVTLILLGITALKYFYSYKIKPNLSVLSLLIGVLLIMETVVTFMISKPWGSVWWLAHNLFLLSYISMGSGILYSLLTNKKFEYFDVLGKMEEYVKNLKVTNKELNILANIDLLTDLPNRSFFMNILKKYIAKSKKENNTFAVLFMDLDGFKKINDTYGHDTGDKVLKLAAKRIKGSIKKEDIVARLGGDEFIAILRNIERGFVSKAADRILSAVNNPMNIDGNICDISVSIGISLFPYDGTNISELMRKSDKAMYRVKKKSKNNYTFYSESSTPSTV; encoded by the coding sequence ATGAAAAATAAAAAGGTTATCCATTTTATATCCCTATCCATCATTATTATACCCATATTTTTGGTCTATTATTTTTTGAATTACAAGGAAAGTATATGGAAAGATCCAGGTTTTCATTACTACTATGTTATTTTAAGCTCTTCAATAGCCGTAGCAGTTAGCTGGGTTGCATTCAAAGAGTATAAAAAAACAAGATCTAAAAGAATCTTTTTAATTTCCTTAGGATTTCATGGAGTAGGAGTGCTTTATACTTTTCATGCCTTCATAACACCTGGAAAATCACTCTTTACATTTTCAGATATCCAGACTCATATCAAAGCATTTATTTTTTTTGGAGACTCAAGCAGATTATGGATAGCTCTAATGCTTTTTTCTCCTGAAATACTTAAGGGAAAGGACGATAAAAAAAATTATAGTTCCAAAGTATTGCTTGTAAGCGGATTAATATTGATATTATTTTCAGTAATTGTATCATTAAACCCGGAAATTCTTCCGAATGCTAAAACCAGTGATGGGAAAGATACCGTTTATTCAATTTTATTTAAAGTAGTTACATTAATTCTTTTGGGAATAACTGCTTTAAAGTATTTTTATTCATATAAGATAAAACCTAATTTATCGGTTTTATCTCTATTAATCGGTGTTTTATTGATAATGGAAACAGTGGTAACATTTATGATTTCTAAACCATGGGGATCAGTCTGGTGGCTGGCTCATAACCTATTTTTACTCAGCTATATAAGTATGGGAAGCGGTATCTTATATAGTCTATTAACCAATAAAAAGTTTGAATATTTTGATGTTTTAGGAAAGATGGAGGAATACGTTAAAAATTTAAAAGTTACAAATAAAGAATTAAATATTTTAGCAAATATAGATCTATTAACAGATCTGCCAAACAGAAGTTTTTTTATGAACATACTGAAGAAGTATATTGCTAAATCAAAGAAAGAAAATAATACTTTTGCTGTACTTTTTATGGATTTAGACGGCTTTAAAAAAATCAATGATACTTATGGTCATGATACAGGAGATAAAGTACTCAAGCTGGCTGCTAAAAGAATAAAAGGTTCTATAAAGAAAGAAGATATAGTGGCTAGATTAGGTGGAGATGAGTTTATTGCGATACTGAGAAACATAGAGAGGGGTTTTGTATCTAAAGCTGCAGACAGAATACTGAGTGCAGTTAATAACCCCATGAATATAGATGGCAATATATGTGATATAAGTGTAAGTATAGGGATATCATTATTCCCTTATGATGGTACTAATATCAGTGAACTGATGAGAAAAAGTGATAAAGCTATGTATCGAGTTAAAAAAAAATCTAAAAATAATTATACATTTTATAGTGAATCTTCTACTCCCTCTACAGTTTAA
- a CDS encoding cyclic nucleotide-binding domain-containing protein has translation MKKYTITKLPSDLAPKVEKYGNIFYSPLSNIEIESFQTGETIISSNNSIDKFRFMIEGRAKITLIHEDGKQSIVHFLKAEEYLGELTFLDIENNHKEVTAISDSIFISIDMKWAKVNLSNNSRFLFSLNQFIGRKMLARTNFNSKNQNYELRNRLAAYILFSQNNNIYREKHTETAEYLGVSYRHLLHTFKEFTDKGILIKNGKYYQIDTESLKLLSLDIQII, from the coding sequence ATGAAAAAATACACTATTACAAAGCTACCTTCTGACCTGGCTCCAAAGGTTGAAAAATACGGTAATATCTTTTACAGTCCATTATCTAATATAGAAATTGAAAGCTTTCAAACTGGAGAAACAATTATCTCTTCCAATAATTCAATAGATAAATTTAGATTTATGATAGAAGGAAGAGCTAAGATAACTCTTATACATGAAGATGGTAAACAGTCCATAGTTCATTTTTTAAAAGCTGAGGAGTATCTTGGTGAATTAACCTTTCTTGATATAGAAAATAATCATAAAGAAGTTACTGCAATTTCAGATTCTATTTTTATTTCCATTGACATGAAATGGGCAAAAGTAAACCTAAGTAATAATAGTAGATTTCTTTTTTCTTTAAATCAATTTATTGGAAGAAAGATGTTAGCTCGGACTAATTTTAATTCTAAAAATCAAAATTACGAATTAAGAAATCGCCTTGCTGCATATATCTTGTTTTCACAAAATAATAATATTTATAGGGAAAAACATACTGAAACTGCTGAATATTTAGGTGTTAGCTATAGACATCTATTGCATACTTTCAAGGAGTTTACTGATAAGGGGATTCTAATAAAAAATGGAAAGTATTACCAAATAGATACAGAATCTTTAAAGCTTCTGTCACTTGATATTCAAATTATATAA
- a CDS encoding GNAT family N-acetyltransferase, with translation MNIRLAIPTEAKFLTNLAVSSEGYWGFGQEFLDIFKEQYSVTEKYIENNHVLILEDSLNILGFFSLETLSKTLNHFYISSNLIGSGYGQIMWYFLISYCKKESIASFSLVATPEVVNFYSKLGAKVVRVGESSINNREVYFLEYHV, from the coding sequence ATGAATATTAGGCTAGCTATACCAACTGAAGCAAAATTCTTAACAAATTTAGCTGTTTCTTCTGAAGGTTACTGGGGATTTGGGCAAGAATTTCTTGATATATTTAAAGAACAGTATTCAGTGACAGAAAAATATATAGAAAATAATCATGTCCTAATTTTAGAAGATTCTTTAAATATTTTAGGCTTTTTTTCTCTCGAAACTCTTAGTAAAACTCTTAATCATTTTTATATATCTTCTAACTTGATAGGTAGCGGATATGGGCAAATAATGTGGTATTTTTTAATTTCTTATTGTAAAAAAGAATCTATTGCTTCTTTTTCTCTAGTTGCTACTCCAGAAGTTGTAAATTTCTACTCTAAGCTCGGAGCTAAAGTTGTTAGAGTTGGAGAATCTAGTATAAATAATCGTGAAGTTTATTTTTTAGAATATCATGTTTAA
- a CDS encoding LysR family transcriptional regulator, which yields MEIRKFKTFKKVVELKSFSRAAESLYYGKSTVSEHIQSLEREVGSPLFDRLGKTINVTDTGNELYMYVVKLLNIYDMIKNISVDKMDEKGELNIGVSESLVVYRLNSGLSQFNRAYPNVNLKLISDNCSKLREKLYTGELDLTITLGPQRDFEDLITHKISEERLVFISGKEFDVKNINRENKGAIEKKCFIFTEKECALRHFFQNYLYNIDVSPLRTLEFSSIEAIKQCVVNNLGISLLPQYCVEDLIEAKKIRVIEGDGDKIKFSIQLSYHKNKWLSPLLNEFMKHIIKMD from the coding sequence ATGGAAATTCGTAAATTTAAAACATTTAAAAAAGTAGTTGAACTTAAAAGTTTTTCTAGAGCAGCGGAGAGTTTATATTATGGGAAATCAACTGTTAGTGAGCACATACAATCCCTTGAAAGAGAGGTAGGATCACCTCTCTTTGATCGTCTTGGAAAAACAATAAATGTAACAGATACAGGAAATGAATTATACATGTATGTAGTTAAGTTGCTAAATATTTATGATATGATTAAGAATATTTCAGTAGATAAAATGGACGAAAAAGGAGAGTTAAATATCGGTGTTTCGGAGTCGCTGGTCGTATACCGTTTAAATTCAGGATTGTCTCAATTTAATCGTGCCTATCCAAATGTTAATTTAAAACTTATAAGTGATAACTGTTCTAAGCTTAGAGAAAAATTATATACTGGTGAGCTTGATCTCACTATTACATTAGGACCTCAAAGAGATTTTGAAGATTTAATAACTCATAAAATTAGTGAAGAAAGACTTGTATTTATTAGTGGTAAAGAGTTTGATGTTAAAAATATTAACAGAGAAAATAAAGGTGCGATAGAGAAAAAATGTTTTATTTTTACAGAAAAAGAATGTGCTTTAAGACACTTTTTTCAAAACTACCTCTACAATATAGATGTTTCACCATTAAGAACATTGGAGTTTTCAAGTATTGAAGCCATAAAGCAATGTGTGGTAAATAATCTTGGAATAAGCTTACTACCTCAATATTGTGTTGAAGATTTAATAGAAGCTAAAAAGATTAGAGTTATTGAGGGGGATGGGGATAAAATTAAATTTTCAATTCAACTATCATATCATAAAAATAAATGGTTATCACCATTGTTGAATGAATTTATGAAGCATATTATTAAAATGGACTAA
- a CDS encoding XRE family transcriptional regulator: MRIKLGEFLKNKRESKNYGLNQFCMNNNIQTSLYSRLENGKVQKINPYLLKKIARGLKIDYKELYIIVNYLEDGNDIEQKIKTPTIKIPLFESISVGYGFKEGAVLDYIVVPELKNTHLYYAIKLMGNSMEPTIKDRSIIIIKKDESITDGEIGAFIVEGGAVVKRIRRGENENILISDNHSYMPIVIRNEEDYHECGRIVKVITDL; the protein is encoded by the coding sequence ATGAGAATAAAATTAGGAGAATTTTTAAAAAATAAAAGAGAGAGTAAAAATTATGGATTAAATCAATTTTGTATGAATAATAATATTCAAACATCGCTATATTCTAGATTAGAAAATGGGAAGGTTCAAAAGATAAATCCATACCTGCTAAAAAAGATAGCGAGAGGGTTAAAAATAGATTATAAAGAATTATATATAATAGTTAACTACTTAGAAGATGGCAATGATATAGAACAGAAAATTAAAACTCCTACAATCAAAATCCCTTTATTCGAATCAATATCAGTAGGATACGGATTTAAAGAAGGAGCCGTTCTTGACTATATAGTCGTTCCTGAGTTAAAGAATACGCATCTTTATTATGCAATTAAATTAATGGGGAATTCTATGGAACCGACTATTAAAGATCGTTCTATAATTATTATAAAAAAAGATGAGAGTATCACGGATGGTGAAATAGGGGCTTTTATAGTAGAGGGTGGAGCTGTAGTAAAAAGAATTAGAAGAGGCGAGAATGAAAACATTTTAATTAGTGACAACCATAGCTATATGCCAATAGTTATAAGAAATGAAGAAGACTATCATGAATGTGGGAGAATCGTTAAAGTTATAACTGATTTATAA
- a CDS encoding PDDEXK nuclease domain-containing protein yields the protein MEIKKKNERVNVNNNIYQNISELLQQARKNVNKVINSAMVNTYFEIGRMIVVEEQEGKKRAEYGKKLLETLSKKLTLEFGKGFSERNLKQMRMFYQKYSIGQTLSAQFKLSWSHYIFLCKIDSLEERNFYEIESTNNNWSLRELKRQFDTGLYERLVLSRDKEEIKLLSKQGQLIEKPKNLVKDPYVLEFLGLEGLTKYSENDLETAIINHIEKFIMELGKGFLFQGRQVKFTFDEEHFFVDLVFYNRILKCFVVIDLKIGKLKHQDIGQMQMYVNYYDRYVKLEDENKTIGIIICKNKNDTLVEITLPENNTQIFASRYNTVLPSKEELKKIVEDES from the coding sequence ATGGAAATCAAAAAAAAAAATGAAAGAGTAAACGTAAATAATAATATTTATCAAAATATCTCTGAGTTACTCCAACAAGCTAGAAAAAATGTAAATAAAGTAATAAACAGTGCTATGGTTAACACCTATTTTGAAATAGGTAGGATGATAGTAGTGGAGGAGCAAGAAGGAAAAAAGAGAGCTGAATACGGAAAGAAATTACTAGAAACTCTTTCTAAAAAGTTAACTTTAGAATTTGGAAAAGGATTTTCAGAGAGAAATTTAAAACAAATGAGAATGTTTTATCAAAAATATTCAATTGGGCAGACACTGTCTGCCCAATTCAAATTGAGTTGGTCCCACTATATATTCTTATGCAAGATAGACAGTTTAGAGGAACGTAATTTCTATGAGATAGAATCGACTAATAATAATTGGAGTTTGAGAGAACTTAAAAGACAGTTTGATACAGGATTGTATGAAAGGTTAGTACTTAGTCGTGATAAAGAAGAAATAAAACTATTGTCAAAACAAGGGCAATTAATTGAAAAACCTAAAAATTTAGTGAAAGATCCATATGTTTTAGAATTTTTAGGTTTGGAAGGTTTGACAAAATATAGTGAAAATGATCTTGAAACGGCTATTATAAACCATATAGAAAAATTTATCATGGAATTAGGAAAAGGGTTTCTATTCCAAGGTAGACAAGTAAAATTTACTTTTGATGAAGAACATTTTTTTGTAGATTTAGTATTTTATAATAGAATATTAAAATGTTTTGTAGTTATAGATTTAAAAATAGGAAAATTGAAACACCAGGATATAGGACAGATGCAAATGTATGTAAATTATTATGATAGATATGTAAAATTAGAGGATGAAAATAAAACTATTGGAATAATTATATGTAAGAATAAAAATGATACTTTGGTGGAGATAACTCTCCCTGAAAATAACACACAAATTTTTGCTAGTAGATATAATACAGTCCTCCCTTCTAAAGAAGAGTTAAAAAAGATAGTAGAAGATGAAAGTTAA
- a CDS encoding RNA-binding domain-containing protein, which yields MKRLKLEDEIKLGESKVLEFKEKLPNNQSIAKSIIAFSNTAGGKLIIGVDDNRNIVGIEGDIFDIQDKISSILYESCYPNIIPEIYTKNIEGQIILVIEVHKGNLVPYYLKSQGKNNGTYIRLGATNRKASFENIIELERQKRNITFDEDINYDYKLDSLNLSTLKKVFTEFQKELTEEKLLTLKLIKIENGNKYPTNGLLIILGILENVSTKCSRFKGNTMEVFLDKKEYSKDLFAQLENIEIFIKNHLNLRGDIKGLQRVDTYEIPEVAIRETLINAIVHRDYSNLGRDIKVAIYDNRIEIVSPGGLPNGLTNEDIFTGRSEVRNRVVARVFKELNYIEQWGSGINRIKLSCLKAGLKEPFIEEVNDFVGVRLFRNESTGKILENSKSTGKILENSKSTGKILNNQEKIIYNFIKENEQVTKKEVEELLNVKDSRARKVLEEMRKKEIILKVGKGKSTHYIIKKQKVSL from the coding sequence GTGAAAAGATTGAAATTAGAAGATGAAATAAAATTAGGAGAAAGTAAGGTTTTAGAATTTAAAGAAAAACTACCTAATAATCAGAGTATTGCTAAATCTATAATTGCTTTCTCTAATACAGCAGGTGGTAAATTAATTATAGGTGTTGATGATAATAGAAATATTGTTGGTATTGAGGGTGATATTTTTGATATTCAAGATAAAATATCTTCTATTCTCTATGAAAGTTGCTATCCTAATATAATCCCTGAAATCTATACTAAAAATATAGAAGGGCAAATAATATTGGTTATAGAGGTTCATAAGGGAAATTTAGTTCCGTATTATCTAAAATCTCAAGGGAAAAATAACGGAACTTATATAAGATTAGGAGCGACTAACAGAAAAGCTAGTTTTGAAAATATAATCGAATTAGAAAGACAAAAAAGAAATATTACCTTTGATGAAGATATCAATTATGATTATAAACTTGACTCTTTAAATTTATCGACTTTAAAGAAAGTCTTTACCGAATTCCAGAAAGAACTCACAGAAGAAAAATTGTTGACGTTAAAATTAATTAAAATTGAAAACGGTAATAAATATCCAACTAATGGTCTTCTAATAATACTTGGTATTTTAGAAAATGTCTCCACAAAGTGCAGCCGATTTAAAGGAAACACTATGGAGGTATTTTTAGATAAAAAAGAATATAGCAAAGATCTTTTTGCTCAACTAGAAAACATAGAAATATTTATAAAAAATCATTTGAACCTTAGAGGTGATATTAAAGGCCTCCAAAGGGTAGATACCTATGAAATTCCAGAAGTAGCGATAAGAGAAACGTTAATTAATGCCATTGTCCATAGAGATTATAGTAACCTAGGAAGAGATATTAAGGTCGCCATCTACGACAATAGGATAGAAATTGTTTCTCCAGGAGGATTACCTAACGGGTTAACTAATGAAGATATCTTTACAGGTAGATCTGAGGTAAGAAATAGAGTGGTTGCTAGAGTCTTTAAAGAATTAAACTACATTGAGCAATGGGGAAGTGGAATAAATAGAATTAAATTATCTTGTTTAAAGGCGGGATTAAAAGAGCCATTTATAGAAGAAGTCAATGATTTTGTAGGAGTTAGATTATTTAGAAATGAAAGTACTGGAAAAATACTGGAAAACTCGAAAAGTACTGGAAAAATACTGGAAAACTCGAAAAGTACTGGAAAAATATTAAATAATCAAGAAAAAATAATTTATAACTTTATAAAAGAAAACGAGCAAGTTACAAAAAAAGAAGTAGAAGAACTTTTAAATGTTAAAGATTCTAGAGCAAGAAAAGTACTAGAAGAAATGAGAAAAAAAGAAATTATTTTAAAAGTAGGGAAGGGAAAATCAACTCATTATATTATTAAAAAACAAAAGGTTTCTTTATAA
- a CDS encoding alpha/beta hydrolase, with the protein MKKFKLIVKMLIVLMLFLITVQILRAYLDRQSNLKLMPWHKISKVKELDYDKYSDIESYLADEKKFLEEIYKEVEIKKKGSYNRYIRGSQSSPYGHLEKDVNLSFEMMPKNPKGGILMLHGLTGSPYSMREMAKTFYDKGYYVLALRYPYHGTYPGELLNLNWKDFSKTAKFGAKIVKNKIQGIKNYKFYMLGFSTGATATLQYITHDISKDKKLPRPDGVFWLSPAMGIDPLAKYVFLDILVSKIPGLNKFAWIDIYPEYDMAKYNSFDKNSVAQVYTLIKESRKNLSKLSKNEKADLPPIYSYTSIQDATVDSQELFKVLEEIRNKKNELTIFDVNRKYSDLYESKIKEINFEKEIEESKIIGDIIVVSNMVNKTEKVELIKYSNGQKIDMNNELDFKWSKNTFSLAHISLPISPENPLYGKDTFLGGGNIKGENGTAVIPANVSGRLRYNDFFNYVEKNITDKIY; encoded by the coding sequence ATGAAAAAATTTAAATTGATAGTTAAAATGTTAATTGTATTAATGCTTTTCTTAATAACAGTTCAAATCTTAAGAGCATATTTAGACAGACAAAGTAATTTAAAACTTATGCCATGGCATAAAATCAGTAAGGTAAAAGAGTTAGATTATGACAAATATAGTGATATCGAAAGTTATTTAGCAGATGAAAAAAAATTTTTAGAAGAAATATATAAGGAAGTTGAAATAAAAAAGAAGGGGTCTTATAATAGATACATTAGAGGCTCACAAAGTTCCCCTTATGGCCATTTGGAAAAAGATGTTAACCTATCTTTTGAGATGATGCCTAAAAATCCAAAGGGAGGAATTTTAATGCTTCATGGATTAACAGGTTCACCTTATTCTATGAGAGAAATGGCAAAAACTTTCTATGATAAGGGATATTATGTGTTGGCTTTAAGATATCCCTATCATGGAACTTATCCTGGCGAACTTCTAAACTTAAACTGGAAAGATTTTTCAAAAACTGCAAAGTTTGGAGCAAAAATAGTTAAAAATAAAATTCAGGGAATAAAGAATTATAAATTCTATATGTTGGGATTCTCCACAGGAGCAACCGCTACTTTGCAATATATTACCCACGACATAAGTAAGGACAAAAAACTCCCAAGACCAGATGGAGTATTTTGGCTTTCCCCTGCAATGGGGATTGACCCTTTGGCTAAATATGTATTTTTAGATATCTTAGTAAGTAAGATTCCTGGGTTAAATAAATTTGCATGGATAGATATCTATCCAGAATATGATATGGCTAAGTATAATTCTTTTGATAAAAATTCTGTAGCTCAGGTATATACTCTTATAAAAGAGTCGCGAAAAAACCTTTCAAAACTTAGTAAAAACGAAAAAGCTGATTTACCTCCAATTTATTCTTATACGTCTATTCAAGATGCTACAGTAGACTCTCAAGAACTATTTAAGGTATTGGAGGAAATTAGGAATAAAAAAAATGAACTTACAATTTTTGATGTTAACAGAAAATACAGTGATTTATATGAATCTAAAATCAAAGAGATTAACTTTGAAAAAGAAATAGAAGAATCTAAAATTATTGGCGATATTATAGTGGTGAGTAATATGGTGAATAAAACAGAAAAGGTTGAACTGATAAAGTATAGTAATGGACAAAAAATTGACATGAATAATGAGTTAGACTTTAAATGGTCTAAAAATACTTTTTCATTAGCACATATTTCTTTACCTATCTCTCCTGAAAACCCTCTCTATGGAAAAGATACATTCTTAGGAGGAGGAAATATTAAAGGAGAAAATGGAACAGCAGTTATTCCTGCTAATGTCTCGGGAAGGCTTAGATACAATGATTTTTTTAATTATGTTGAAAAAAATATAACAGATAAAATCTATTAA